Below is a genomic region from bacterium.
ATCTGCCTCGACCGTTCGATTGATGACACGACCGTAAAGAACATCACGGAGTGGGCTAAAGGAGCGACCTTTATCTGCTTCGATAATGCGCTCTCTGACAGCCAGAAAGCAAACCTCGGCCTCCACGTGGAGCTGAAAACGATATAACTATGAAGTTCAAGTTTGACGCAAACCAAGATTTTCAAATAAACGCAGTCAACGCCATCGTTGGCGTCTTTGAAGGTCAGCCGAAGCGTCAAAGTGTGGTAGTAAATGTGCCCGCACTTTCCGTTTCCGGCTCATTGCCGCTCCAAACTACATACGGCATCTATCCGAACGAGCTGACGCTTTCCGACGAGGAGGTGTTTGCCAACGTCTGGAAGATTCAAGAGCAAAACAAAATCGGCAATGGCGGCACGGTTGAGGAGTACGACTTTTCTATCGAGATGGAGACGGGTACGGGTAAGACGTATGTGTACCTTCGTACCGTCTTTGAACTCAACAAGCAATACGGATGGAAGAAGTTTATCGTTCTCGTGCCGTCCGTCGCCATCCGCGAGGGCGTCATCAAGACGCTCCAAATCACCAAAGACCACTTCGCCGAGCTGTACGACAACGTGCCGTACCGCTTCTACGAGTACCAGTCCAAGAACATCTCGCAGGTGAAGCGCTTTGCGGAATCCAGCAACCTGGAGATTATGGTGATGACGGTAGGTGCGTTCAACAAGGACGCGAACGTGCTCTATGCCGCCCGCGACCAGATGCAGGGCGAGCAGCCTATCAGCTACATCCAGCGCAGCAACCCCGTCCTCATCCTCGACGAGCCGCAGAATATGGAAGGTGAAGCGACGAAGGAGGCGCTCAAGAACTTCAACGCGCTTGCACGCCTGCGATACTCCGCGACGCATCGCAATCCGTACAACCTCATGTACCAGCTCACGCCGTTCGATGCGTATCAGCTCGGCCTCGTAAAGAAGATTGAGGTGTATTCCGTTACGGATGACGACACCGGCATCTCGCGCCCGTCGCTCAACCTCATCTCCGTTGAATCCGGCAAGGCGCTCAAGGCAAAGTTAGAGGCCATCGTGAAAGATGCCGACGGCGCATTGAAGCGCAAGAAGCTCACCGTCAAACAGAACGACGACCTCGCGCAGAAGACCGGCAACGACGTATACGCCGGCTATATCGTGGACGAGCTTGACGCCGATGCGCCAGACCTCGGGCAGATTGGTAGGATTCGCTTTCGCAACAACGTGGAGATTCGCCAGGGTGAAGGCGTAGCAAACAACAACGAGCAAGTGATGCGCGAGCAGATTGAGCAGACCATCCGCCGCCACTTCGAGAAACGCAACCAGCTCCGCGATATGGGCATCAAGGTGCTCTCCCTCTTTTTCATAGACAAGGTAGACAACTACGTTCAATCAGACGGGTTTATCCGCTCTGCGTTCATAGCCGAGTTCAATCGCCTCAAGAAAGACTATGGCGCTGACGGCATGGACGTGGATACCGTCCACAAGGGATATTTCGCCAAGCGCGGCGAGGAGTATTTGGAGCGAGAGTCCAGCATCGCCGAGAACCAGGAAGCATACGAGCTGATTATGAAGGACAAGGAGCGCCTGCTTTCCTTCGATGAGCCGACGGAGTTCATCTTCTCGCACTCCGCACTCAAGGAAGGATGGGACAACCCAAACATTTTCAATATCTGCACCCTGCGCGAGACCGTTTCAGTCATCCGCAAGCGCCAGGAGATTGGCCGAGGTATGCGCCTCTGCGTCAATCAGGACGGAGAGCGTATTTTCTTGCGCAGCGTCAACCTGCTCTCCGTGATTGCAAACGAGAGCTATACGGAATACGTCTCATCGCTCCAGGGCGAATACGAGGAGGACGGTATCTACAAGTCTGCGCCGTTGCCGAACAATGCCAAGCGAAAGACCACGGTGAAGCTCAAGAAAGATTTTGATAAGGACACGGACTTTGCTGGTATCTGGGAACGCATCTCGAAGAAGACCCGCTATGTCGTGCAGGTTGATAGCGAGCGCGTCATCGAAGCGTCCGCAAAGCAGATTGCGAAGCTCCATCTCGCAAAGCCCAAGATGCGCGTCGAGCGCGCGGGCGTGAACATCGCGGCCGAAGGCATCACCGCAAACATCGTAGGCACCCGTGCCGAGGATTTGAGCCAGACCAAACGCACCATTGACCCTATCGAACTCATCAAAAACGAGACCAAGCTGACGCGCCACACGGTCGCGGAGATTTTGGCGAAAGCGGACAATACCGACTCCTTCCTCAAGAATCCCGAACGCTTCTGCTTCGAGGCAACGCGCATCATCAAGGCCGAGCTGGTGAAGGATTACGTTTCCCAGATTCGCTATGAGGTACTGCCGGAGCAGTATGACCTCAAGCAGTTCGAGGACATCCCGAGCTACAAGGACGCGACGCACAAGGTGAACAACTCCATCTACGACGCCATCGTGTATGACTCCGACGTGGAGAAGAACTTTGCCGTCGCCCTCGATGCCGACGAGCGCGTGAAGCTCTTTATCAAGATGCCCAACTGGTTCAAGGTGAACACGCCTATCGGCGGCTACAACCCCGACTGGGCAATCGTTACGGCCAAGCGAGACCTCCAGGGCAATGAGGAGAAGGAGCGCGTGTATTTCGTGATTGAGACGAAGGGCGACATCTCCAACATGCGCGAGAGCGAAGGACAAAAGATTGCTTCCGCCAAAAAGCACTTTGAAGTCATCGAGGTGAACTACAAGGAGGTCGAGAATTATGGACAGTTTGCTGAACAACTATGAACTTCTATGGAGTCTTTATCGGGATAGACAGATACGCCTCTCCAAGTATCAACATGTTCGTGGACGAAGTGGCGGCAAACCGGAAGCTCGACACCGACAAGGTTGCGGCGCTCGCTGATGGCCGCACCTACGTTGGCACGGATGCCGTGAGCAACGGGCTGATTGACGGCATCGGCAGCATCCCCGAAGCGTCCGACTATCTCACTCAACAGATTGGTGAGCAGGCGTCTGTGTGTTGGTACTAAAAATTATGAACCTCTACGTCATCGCAGCAATCATCATCGCCCTCGTCATCGTACTCGCTATACTCAAGGCGGTTGTTGAAGGCAGTGGTGGAGACAAGGAAAAGTCGAAGTACCGCTACACTCGCAAACAGTTTTTCCTTACCCGCGCCGAGCACGAGTGCTATGACGCCCTCGTTGCAGCGGTTGGCGATAAGTATTACGTCTTCGCGCAGGTACACCTTCCGACCATTCTCGATAACAAGGTGAAGGGGCAAGATTGGCGTGCCGCGCTTGCGCACGTCAGCCGCAAGTCCGTTGACTTCGTGCTCTGCGACAAGGCATACATTTCGCCGAAGCTCGCCATTGAGCTGGACGACAAGAGCCACGAGCGACCCGACCGGCAAGAACGGGACCG
It encodes:
- a CDS encoding S49 family peptidase — protein: MNFYGVFIGIDRYASPSINMFVDEVAANRKLDTDKVAALADGRTYVGTDAVSNGLIDGIGSIPEASDYLTQQIGEQASVCWY
- a CDS encoding DUF2726 domain-containing protein, with the protein product MNLYVIAAIIIALVIVLAILKAVVEGSGGDKEKSKYRYTRKQFFLTRAEHECYDALVAAVGDKYYVFAQVHLPTILDNKVKGQDWRAALAHVSRKSVDFVLCDKAYISPKLAIELDDKSHERPDRQERDREVERILSDAGLPLLRLENRGAFNTAELLQRIDDAVKGFGEKTSS
- a CDS encoding DEAD/DEAH box helicase family protein, producing MKFKFDANQDFQINAVNAIVGVFEGQPKRQSVVVNVPALSVSGSLPLQTTYGIYPNELTLSDEEVFANVWKIQEQNKIGNGGTVEEYDFSIEMETGTGKTYVYLRTVFELNKQYGWKKFIVLVPSVAIREGVIKTLQITKDHFAELYDNVPYRFYEYQSKNISQVKRFAESSNLEIMVMTVGAFNKDANVLYAARDQMQGEQPISYIQRSNPVLILDEPQNMEGEATKEALKNFNALARLRYSATHRNPYNLMYQLTPFDAYQLGLVKKIEVYSVTDDDTGISRPSLNLISVESGKALKAKLEAIVKDADGALKRKKLTVKQNDDLAQKTGNDVYAGYIVDELDADAPDLGQIGRIRFRNNVEIRQGEGVANNNEQVMREQIEQTIRRHFEKRNQLRDMGIKVLSLFFIDKVDNYVQSDGFIRSAFIAEFNRLKKDYGADGMDVDTVHKGYFAKRGEEYLERESSIAENQEAYELIMKDKERLLSFDEPTEFIFSHSALKEGWDNPNIFNICTLRETVSVIRKRQEIGRGMRLCVNQDGERIFLRSVNLLSVIANESYTEYVSSLQGEYEEDGIYKSAPLPNNAKRKTTVKLKKDFDKDTDFAGIWERISKKTRYVVQVDSERVIEASAKQIAKLHLAKPKMRVERAGVNIAAEGITANIVGTRAEDLSQTKRTIDPIELIKNETKLTRHTVAEILAKADNTDSFLKNPERFCFEATRIIKAELVKDYVSQIRYEVLPEQYDLKQFEDIPSYKDATHKVNNSIYDAIVYDSDVEKNFAVALDADERVKLFIKMPNWFKVNTPIGGYNPDWAIVTAKRDLQGNEEKERVYFVIETKGDISNMRESEGQKIASAKKHFEVIEVNYKEVENYGQFAEQL